From Rhododendron vialii isolate Sample 1 chromosome 7a, ASM3025357v1:
CCAAAAAGCTGAGCTAAGAGTGCTAAAATTTGGATATTTTCGataatattttggtaaaattcataatttttgcttttttcgatttctcttgcCGAGATGAACCAACAAGTGACAAAAGTTTGATGAaaccccgttccgctttctttctaaactttctttttcaaaaagaaggtaatttcaaatttaaatataaaaaaaatgaaaaataatatttcaattttttttgcactgtttaaaagatctcaatgagatctatcaaacaagatccatattggtaggaaaattatttacgtaaacacatgatttttgagcttgaacctttcttttttaaaagtttctttttttagaaTCTGGAACACCCCTtaagaaatgcaaaaaaaatttgaatatggataaaacaaaacaaaaactcgACTTATTTTGGAAAACAAGCTAGAACGTTAGAACCGGCCCTAAACATAGGCCCATGAGGCGACCGCCTGGGCCTCTAGTTTTGTGCCCAATTATTGGatcccaaaatattgaattatgTTAAATATTAATGTTGGTCTAATGTTTTCCAAAGGTAAGATCTACACCCTCGCCCTTAAGCCTTGAGGTTGCTTGTTTCATCCACATAAACCTCAATTTTCAAGCAGATTTTTTGAAGTTGCCAATAAAAAACCGTTCAATCCGATGGCATTGGGAGTCAAACTCGCGATCTAGGACACCGAAAACACGCACAAAGCAATATGCCACCAAGCCGCAAGCCAATCTTACTTCTCTTGTTGCGCAACTAATAATTTATAAGAGAACATGAGAGGTTCCATTTTCATATCCCCGTCTGTAACTTCCAAAATCTCAAAGCCGAACCTGCTGAGAACGTTTGTCACCTAATCCAACACAACACGGCATCCAACTCTTATCAGGCCTGCCGGGTGAGGGAGACTGTTGAGTGAGTGCGACCCATCTTTGACGAGGGCACTCAGGGCAGCCGCGCACATTTGTTCGCCTTTCCGGTGGGCCTGGCATGCTTGATAGATACGGCTTCAATGAGGAACCTACTCCCAAGCATCCATTTTCACATCCAACTTTTCCTGGTGCTGTACGTATTTTTCAACAAAAGCAAGTTGCAAACCAGCCTTGATCAATGCCCAGATTTCAGCCATCATCCTCAACGCTAATACGAAAAAAACACTCCTCACGGTTGATTGGTTTTGAAAACTGCTGCTCCATTTTGAATTGAATAAAGGGCGCTTTGACTTTTTTATTCAATGAACAGACACCGACAGATCATGTAGACAGTAGTGTCTCGTTAATACGTAAGCCGAGCTttgatttcttcattttgaagaacGTTTCTCGTCAAAGGATGTGAGCTTCGAATTATTGTTTTGACTTGTCTTCGATCCATAGGTGCTAAAAGtaccgtttgtttggacgtaaaatgttttccggtaaaatattttagtacctgttgtgtaaaaaataaggaatacattttacatgtaaaatattttcaattaattggatggaaattatttacccttaaatcttccgtaagttattttcttaAATGAACCCGTTGTCTTTTActacaattctcactgctcagttgtctcgatcgtcagtccttGACCTACGTTCAATTTTAATATTATCAGATCTCTTCACCGTTTTAAGCCTCCCCTCCTTTctttacactattttgtcaatttctgaaaatatttttcaagtgccaaccaaacactgaaaaataaaaatttgaaatttattttcggaaaaaattattttacatcgaaacaaatggagcctaaaagTCAAGTTGTTTCTCAAAtgtgcttcaaaaaaaaatttagttatttcccaaaatctgggtctttttttgttggaaaataaTTGCTTGCCTTTGTTCTTTTCCCATCTgtcagaaaaatattttcctccatgCACGGTTCTCAATAACTTTCGCTATCATTTTTTTCCGCTCATTATCACtgattacatcaaaaataattttctaaaatgGCATTTTGTTTTTGACTGATTATTTTGGGAAACTATATGGCCTGAGATCCTCTGTGCCTTTTCTCTGTCCCCATCCTCTAGCTGTTGCAAACTCCCTCATTCTTCAACACGTGTACACACCAAATCTCAGCCGTTGAATCaaattcattctctctcctctttccttcTCCGGTGAAAGTCACTCCCCTTCTCCGCTTAGCCACTGGCAACTAATCCATCGCCAGCACCACCATTCTCACCTAGGTCGAACAAAAATGACTAAAAAGACAATGACGATACTTATCCAAACACACCCTCGATCCTAGGGTAATAAATGAACAGAGCCGTTCATGAACTGTTTGTTTCGATAAAACCTCGGTCAAGTTTAATTCATCTACTAAACGAACTGAATTTGAAACTCAATTTTAAGCTCATTTCATAAATGAACCGAACTTGAACTTAACAGTTTTCGGCTTGGTTAGACTCACAAACTTGGGGTTAAATTGTAGTTAATTATACATTGGGATTTATTGATAAATATTATACATTTTAGGGGTATATTTAGTTTAACAATTTTCCTTTCCCCcaactagggaaaatgacggctcagtctgctcagaacgtgttttgataattaatacctgtcaaagatatgctgagaacatttgttaatgctgaaaatgtttttggcaggtattaattatatATCAAAACACATCCATGGCCGtcattccccccccccccccccccaaactaATATGATCGTAGTACTATAGGACTTCAGGTTGGTGTTGTGCAATGAGGTGCACAGCACCATGCTGCGCACTTCCGAATCGTCGGATCGTACATCATATATCATTGATAACAATTGGTCATGATCTTGGTGCGttttctcctccttttttttttttttgtcatatagTAGTATTAAGGAATACTGATGTGGTATTTGAACAAAAATTACTAACAAACTGAATTCCAGCCTAAATTTGACTCGATCGATTAGAGTCGTTAGAGTTTAACAAGCCCTGACAAGCCGAGTCCGAGAAAATCGAATTTGAGCCTAAAGTCGGCTCGATTTGACTCGTTTGAGTTCAACAAGCTCTAACTTGCCAAGCCCGAGCTTTGAAATTATATTATGAGCAAATCCCGAGCCCGACTTACACTTAAACGAAGTGATCCTGGATCTAACAGGGTTCGGCGCAATTCGACTCGTTTACGCTTCTAGTCGGTCCTTCATTTCTTATTTCAAATTCTAATTTTCTGGGctcatttttcaaattcaaattctaATACCGGGACTCTATCTACGGAGATGAAAGATTCTAACAGACGAAAGTGGGACGAGTATGGTTTATTCACGGAGGCTCTGTGAATTTTTTATTGGCGGAGCCGCGCAATTTCTGCCGTCCATTTCTGTTTTACACGGTCCgattttaaatgaaaatttttcgACGAagagtttggaaaaaaattttttaacattcgaaccgtccaaaatattCTTGGACGGTTGCAATTCACCTCCATAAACAACTGTTGACGCGGGAATCTCAGTTAAAAGATTTTCTCAAGTGGGACTTGTATGCATGCGTTGTATGGATAGGTAGTGAGAGAAAGATGCACATGCCTCCCCCATAACCCAAAATGGAAAATCATCATGGAGTCATTGTCAATCTAACTCGGTCGGGAGCTACTTGTGCTAGTAGTACTAACTAAAGgcaaaatcaatctctctctctctctctctctctctaaaggcaaaatcaatctctctctctctctctctctctctctctctctctctgtgaactAACTAAAGGCAAAATCAATCTCTCTTCATGTCATGTCCGGTGGAGCCTCTTTCCTACCTCTCAGGCGGTGCTAACCGCTAGTCTTTTACTTGGTTTCCAAGTTCACCCACCTGTGTCCCCCTCACCCCACCCTTTAATAGTCTTTAAAAATCACCAGCACTTCCGCACTCACTCCTTGCATTTCGCTAGCTCTTtcatagattttttttgtatttcaaatgtaATGTAAAAACGCTTTCATACTCGCGGTTGGCTTCACCCCCATCTCAACTCGGCACTCaacctctccctccctctctctaaccACCACGTAGCGGTATCCGTTGACAATCACAACGGTCCAAACGTATTTTAAACGGTCCCGATTTATTTCCTATCTCTCCCCTCACTCCACCACTCTCTgtcctatttttctctttctaaaatctGAATTATCCAAAACATATTTGAATTGCTTGGATCATCAATTAGGTACGATGTGTGTGGTACCCTtccggaacccaaaaacttctcctccTTTATATAACTAATCCAAAACCAATCCCAGTCACATGAATCCCAAAGCCGGCCATAGAAATCAATCAAACCATATagacctagagagagagagagagagagagagagagagatcatgaAAGGCAAACATTGGGAGGGAAAGGATCATCACGCAAACACCCTGTTTGCCAACATGcgtcaaaaccctaatttccagcaccacaaccaccaccaaccACCACAACATCAACCTCTCAATccccaccatcaccaccacctcaaTCTCCACCACTTCCAAGCCtccaaagaacaagaagaacaaaccgacacccacaccaccaccacaacaactACCAAAGACCCACCAACCGCCGCCGCCAGCGATGGCGCCACAATCGAAATCCCCCGCCGCCCCCGCGGCCGCCCGCCCGGCTccaaaaacaaacccaaaccACCCCTCATCATAACCTGCCTCCAACCCGAACCGAACGCCATGAACCCTTACATCCTCGAAGTCCCCACCGGCCTGGACCTAATCCACTCCATCACTCAATTCTCCAAGAAACGCAACACGGCAATCCGCGTCCTCTCGGCCACCGGCGCCGTCTCCAACGTCACCCTCCGTCAGCCCGCCGTCGTCTCCGCCGCCGTCACCTTCCACGGCCGCTTCGACTTGCTCTCCCTGTCCGCCACCGTTTTCCCCTCGCCGCCGCCGACGTCGTTTTCACGGGGTAATATTCACGAGTTCTGTATCACGTTGGGGGGCCCGGGAGGGCAGGTGGTCGGGGGGACGGTGGTGGGGCCTTTGTACGCGGCGGCGACGGTTTATGTGGTTGCGGCGTCGTTTAATAACCCGTCGTTTCACCGGCTACCggtggaagaggaggagggggaaTTGAAGAGTTGTGGGGATGGGGAGGATAATGAGGGGAGGTCGTCGCCGCCGGTGGGGCACGGCGGCAGAGACGGTGGTCATGCGGTGGCTGCGGCGGCGGGGGAAAGTTGTGGTGCGGTGTCGTTTTATGGCGGGGGTCAGTTGGGTTCGGATCAGGTGATATGGGCACCTGCTGCTAGAGTACCACTACCTCCGCCTCCACCTCCCTACTGATTgaatatttctctctccttaaGTTGATtgaatatttctctctcttaattttctAGTGTTTAAGCCCTTCGATGATCAAGTTGTTTTGGTTTAATTAGGTTTGTTTCTTCTAACTTCAACAGCAATTCATGTAAAATGCACCACAAAACCCTAGAGGTTTGCCCGATCGAGTGGGCATGATACAGCAACTAAAGGGTTTGCTCTTCAAACCTGCAAAATCGAATTTGACGGAAGCTGTACGAAGCAAGCCTCAGCACCACTGAAAGTTTGCGCGGTAATTAATTTCAGGATCACAAAATTAGTTGAGATATAAGGAAACGAGCTCGCGCGGACTCCCGATTGTCAGAAGAAAATGTAAAATGCTCCCCGAAGTAGTTAGGTTCATGTTCATACGGTAGTTTCTCATCGGAGTTCAAATCTCTGTAATTGTTTTCTTCATACTAAACATACTCATTGTGATCATACCACGCTTTGACATTTTAGTTTCGGTCCCGATATATATGTGATATATATGTGGTGagattttttttgacaattatGTGGTTACTTAATTTGGAcaacatttctttctttttttttgaaacaacaaaaatattattaagggTAAACTCGAcaatgggtacatcgagggaaaaGAAAGCAGGAAAAGAAgaggggaaagaaagaaagagggccCGGGAGGGACTTCCAACAAGAAGTTGAGAAGAGACAAACtccaaagtatcgataccaaatATAGCAAAAATCTTCTAGtcaaaaaacaattaaaccagCCTTCCTTCCGTGAATATGCATCCTCACCAAAGCCTTCCATTTTAAAGAACATTCAGTAGGGTAAGCAAAGGAGGATTGAGTGGAAAATAAGCCAGAACCAGCAAAACCTCTTtgacagaagaaaaaaaaaaccataagcAACCATCAGCATCAGCATCCATTGTAATCTCAGAGTAGGCAACAGATTTCCAGTATCCCAACTCTTTAGCCCTCCAATAGATGGAGTTGGAAGATTGACCTGCATACCAATCCATCCATTTTAAGGAGCAGCCAGTAGGCAGGCTGAAAGGTAAGCAAAATTCTTCGACTGAAATATCCATTAAAAACATAACAGAAACATCCTCATCAATCGACCTCATATGTATCCAAATATCCAAATCCTCAGAAATCAACATCCAACATCAACTGGTGGATAAACTCAGAAGCCATATAAATTAATCATCACACATTGTTGAGAAAAATGGATCGAAACACAAATATAAACATGCATTTTAATCTCAGAGTCAGCTTCAAGTCTCCAATATCCGAACTCTTAGCTAGCCCTCCAATATTTGGACAACATTTCTTGATGGATAAGCATATATATCTTCATTTTGTATTCTGAATAAATCCTTGtaaagtactccctctgtctctaaataaatgtccggacTGAAAATCTaggtcttttaaaaaaatgcattttattcgttaaaaatttcaatttttttaatgcaagttgtgaaaaaaaaaagttgaaaatttttaactaaaaaaatgcatctttttaaagacCTAAATTTGCAGACCAGATATTTATTTAGGAACAGAATGAGTATACATTGTTGTGTTCGTGTCTTGTTACATTTCTAATCACTAAAAACATGTAAAAATCATGCAGATGAACGGAGGATATATTCATTTTGCAAGAAAAGTTAGCATGATATTCTTTTAGGGTGTATTCCACTAACTAAAACAAGTActacttatttttatttatttttaaattaaaaataataatattatgagagaatgacatatcttgtataataaaaaataaatatttaaaaaataaaaatattagcGGAATAAGACCTTTTGGGAATATAGAGAagtagtggtggtggggttGAGAATTGGGGATGGGGGTATTTTGGCGTTTTGTGTTTGCTTTGAGTTTTGGAGCATTTTGACCCCAATCTTCTGAAAGCTGAATTCTGCAACTCTGCTCCAACAACTGGACGAAGGGAAGGATAGTGCACAATTTGTGATTCCCCACATCACAGTGGACCAAATTTCTGGGACTTTGGGTTGGTGTTATGCAGTGAGATTCGTGCTGCGTACTTTTAAGCCGTCGGATTATGCATCTgacggctcgaatctcatcttGATAACTAACGATCAAGAGtcatccgacggctcgaaggTACGCAACACGATGCTGCGCACACCATTATACAGCACCATCTCCCATTCGAAATTTCTGAGAGGATAGAGCAAGTAATCAGTTTCTTCTTTACTATGTAATATAAAAATTCACCTTGTGGTCCCATGTGACGTGAAATAGGATTTCTTACCATCGCATTTGACCATTCGAGTCTTTCGTTTTATAAGTCTTGACGTGTTTTATCATCCTTGATATAAATTAGGTCGATTGGTcgttgaaaaaggctttgtcgAATTGTATGTGTCTTAAGAGAAACAAACGGGAAGGACAAATGCCGATGCTTGTATGTGTTAGTTCATTGAATTGTATGTGCCGTCCGTCTCTCTCTTCAGAAATATATCTAGTTCACACAAATAGCGATGTTTGGATTCACCTAGTTTTTAGGCGAGATGATAAATGCATGAGGTTTTGTAAAATGAACGGACTCAACTTATCAACTAACATTGCATGGAGCcctattttgtttttcatgagGAAGCACGTGGGAATCATCACATGACAAGATTTTGATTCGGAAGCAATCCTCATTAAAGTGTTACTTGTTTATTATTCACCCACTACAGTAACCGAACATAACCGCTCTGGCTGATAAGTACAAAATATTGACACATAGAAGCTTCAACATCATTTGCAGTAAGTTAATTAATGGATCGCAATtgagtattattattattattattattattattatatcttTTTGTGTATGAAATTAGAGTGTGCTAGTTGATTGGCAAATGAAAGCGCCGCATAGATTAGATTTTTTTGAAGGATTTAGTTCTACGAGACTATCCAGTAGTACTGGGATTTAGTATATCATAGGAAGATCTTTTATACCGACCGAATTCAAAATAGGATTTCCTGATCCAATCAAGAATTCTTTTCTTTATCATTCTGTTCCATTCTAGTATTTTATTTCTATAACTTACCCTTTCCCTTCCATGTATCGTTATCAGATAAAGTATTTTCTGACCATCGTTCGACTTCTATTATTTACAAACCCAAATAAACAATAGAAGTGagtgaaaggaaaaaagaagaccCCTTTCTGTAGTAAAGGGTACACACCTCCGTAGCAGTTTCAGTAATCACGATTGCGATTCTTACTTGTCCAataaaaaggaaagggaaaaagaaagaagttaaAATACGTTTTTTTTAAGCCAATATTGGGCTTAAATTTAAAAGATAGAAACGTGGAAGAAAGTTGTGGGCCCCTAATATTGGGCTTGCAAATGGCTCCAATTAAAAATAGGGATAGTGAATAGGCCAGACCTTCTCAAGATTccaggggaaaatgacggcccatgacgtattttgatgattaatacccgtcaagaatatttttagcattaaaaaatattctcagcatATTCTTGATAGATATTAATTGTCAAAACActtccttggccgtcatttttccaaattccAGGATTGGTCGGCCGACAATCATTAACCCAAAGGCCCATTTTGGAGGCTGGCAATGGGCCATGAATGATGGAGTGGTCTCCCAACCCAGTCCAGTAAGCGAACCAAAAGGACGTTGTAAACCCATTTCTAATTGATCTATAAATTTTGAGTCGAATGTTTTAATTTATATAATGgtcaaataaaaattcattaagtagagaagaaagaaaaaaaagaattaggaACTCTGTCTCTATCACTCTTTGTATGTCCCATTTCTTGCGAGTATAAAGAGAACATGCGGTATGACCATCTAATTAAAACACGTGTGTACTCACAAATCACAAGAGAATCCATTTTGAATGCATGACAATTAGTATGGCACGGATCGATTTTGATATGCTTGTTATTTACTGGGGCCAACCCTCATGTGAAATTTAGGGACCTTGTAGTACGTCGAGCTTTAATGTTATAGTGCACCTTGATGAGGAACTCAAGCCTATCATTACATTTGGAGACCTTGTCTGTTTGGTAGATTTGATTCATTTGAAGTAGTTAATTACATGAAACAAAGTTTCCAAATTCACCTAAAACCATTATAAATTACTCCCAAAATATAAGCAATTGGAAAATTGcacaaacttaaaaaataaaaaaagagtgattttcacactacctttttttgtattttcacattccctttttattttttagtgctaaaagtgtatatatatttttcattattACAAGACTAAAAAGGAAGTGTTGATATAGTATAAAAAAATGGAGTTCAAAATTTATTgtcaagaaataaaaataaaaaatagagacGGAGATGGTAGCTGGTACCTGCCTCGTGCTTATGCCAGCTCAACTCTTTTGGAATTACTGTGTATTGTTTATACTCCATTCTTGATTGAGTTGGAGCTCAAACTCACTACAAGTAGTACTGTAGTAGTACAAGTTACGAACAAGTCTGAACTGAAGACTCTGAACACACGAAACTGGATTCGGGCGGAGTCGGAACTTTGGTGCACTGGTGGTTTGCGTAGGAGATGTGCCTAAAAAAATACCCCGTAAGATGCCCTTCAGTACTCCGTCAATTTCCGAATCATCCGTGCGGAACGCAAAGTGAGTCTCGCATGCCCTTCAGTACCCCGTCAATTTCCACctcatcggtaccaatagcacggTTCATATccaatcaaattgattttttttcaagaatttttaaaatattactatttaaacaaaataaattattcgAATCATTTCGTAGAactcagaagaagaaaaaaaaaaaaacatagagtATGTGCAAAATCTGAGTAAAAGAgtctgtgtcaacagacttTTTGCACCCACATCGAGTCCAcagtttttctctctctgtcccaAATTCAGACACAAATCCTCCAACGAAAAACATTTCTCAAAGTCTCTCTCAAACCCCCAAAATCAAAATGGAGCCAAACCCCAGCCGAGCCGAAGCCGACCGCCTCCTGGGCATCGCCGAGAAGCTCCTCCAGGCCAAGGACTTCAACGGATCCCGAGACTTCGCCGTCCTCGCCCAGGAGACCGACCCCTTGCTCGACGGCCCCGACCAGATCCTCGCCGTCGTCGACGTCCTCATCGCCTCCCAGAAGCGCATCAACAACCACCCCGACTACTACTCCCTCCTCCAGGTCGACCACCGCCACCGCTCCGACCTCGACCTCGTCAAGAAGCACTACCGCCGCCTCGCCTTCCTCCTCCACCCCGACAAGAACCGCTTCGCCTTCTCCGACGCCGCCTTCCGCCTCGTCGCCGAGGCCTGGGCCGTCCTCTCCGACTCCGTCAAGAAGCTCAGCTTCGACAACGAGCTCAATTTCTACTCCAAGGTCGATCTCgtccccaccaccaccgtcatGAAGAACAATGTCAATCAAACtaccccctcctcctcctccgcggCCGCTGCAGCGGCGCGCAGGGATCATCAAGATCCGATGCAGCAGAATAAGTTGCCCGTGCGCAGGAGCTCCCCCTGGGCCGCGGCTCCTGCGCCTGAGAGGGGGAGCAGTTCCGGtggaggcggaggcggaggaggtggaggtAGTAATAATACTAGCGATAATAGTAATAATTTCTGGACGGCGTGTCCGTACTGTTATAATCTGTACgagtaccctagggtttttgtGGACTGCTGTTTGAGGTGTCAGAACTGCGACAGGGCGTTTCACGCCGCCTCGATCGCGGAGTTGCCGCCCATTGTGCCGGGGAAGGAGGCCTACCATTGCTGTTGGGGGTTCTTTCCCATGGGGTTTACCGTTGTGAATGGGGTGGaggatggtggtggtggtggtggtgggaagaTGAAGGCGGCCGCGGCGAAGGCGGTTCCTAATTGGACTCCTGCACCCGCGGCCGcacctcctccaccacccccaccagcGCCAGTGGTGCCGGAGGTTTTGGTGAATGCTACTCCCGCGGCGGGTGCTAAGAAGAGGGGGAGGCCTAAGAGAAATGTGGTCTAGGGTTCGAGGGATTGGTGATTCAGTTACTGTGGAGGGTTGAGGAAAATGTGCTCTAGGGTTTTGCGGATCAGTGATTCAGTTAATGTGGAGTGGGGTTTGGTTTCAGAACTGGCTCAAATCC
This genomic window contains:
- the LOC131333457 gene encoding uncharacterized protein LOC131333457 — protein: MEPNPSRAEADRLLGIAEKLLQAKDFNGSRDFAVLAQETDPLLDGPDQILAVVDVLIASQKRINNHPDYYSLLQVDHRHRSDLDLVKKHYRRLAFLLHPDKNRFAFSDAAFRLVAEAWAVLSDSVKKLSFDNELNFYSKVDLVPTTTVMKNNVNQTTPSSSSAAAAAARRDHQDPMQQNKLPVRRSSPWAAAPAPERGSSSGGGGGGGGGGSNNTSDNSNNFWTACPYCYNLYEYPRVFVDCCLRCQNCDRAFHAASIAELPPIVPGKEAYHCCWGFFPMGFTVVNGVEDGGGGGGGKMKAAAAKAVPNWTPAPAAAPPPPPPPAPVVPEVLVNATPAAGAKKRGRPKRNVV
- the LOC131333456 gene encoding AT-hook motif nuclear-localized protein 17-like, with amino-acid sequence MKGKHWEGKDHHANTLFANMRQNPNFQHHNHHQPPQHQPLNPHHHHHLNLHHFQASKEQEEQTDTHTTTTTTTKDPPTAAASDGATIEIPRRPRGRPPGSKNKPKPPLIITCLQPEPNAMNPYILEVPTGLDLIHSITQFSKKRNTAIRVLSATGAVSNVTLRQPAVVSAAVTFHGRFDLLSLSATVFPSPPPTSFSRGNIHEFCITLGGPGGQVVGGTVVGPLYAAATVYVVAASFNNPSFHRLPVEEEEGELKSCGDGEDNEGRSSPPVGHGGRDGGHAVAAAAGESCGAVSFYGGGQLGSDQVIWAPAARVPLPPPPPPY